One genomic region from Streptomyces sp. NBC_01304 encodes:
- a CDS encoding serine peptidase, protein MTESSAVVAPLAVVAVHGVGNSFGRGLTIAQREERRRLRATAWTGHLAAGLDVDPERLDVDFAYYADRLDAATGPPAQGLGPSQVLADPLAQEMMESWAGALGMSRPPAQGHLTLPVRQLTSWIARRFDLAEGPLRIFVQLLFGEVATYLRAVDGKERVAARDEVAARIVRHRPRVVVAHSLGSVVAYEALHATPDAGVELFLTLGSPLAMPGVVFERLDPAPAGASPAARGIRPAGAARWVNLADPGDPVAVPPGLANVFDGVHLDHTSVVGALFGFHHAKNYLRSAVTAATLSPYLDALPHRHGRGGKDERDGEESTTP, encoded by the coding sequence ATGACCGAGAGTTCCGCCGTCGTTGCTCCGCTGGCCGTGGTGGCGGTACACGGTGTCGGCAACAGCTTCGGGCGTGGCCTGACCATCGCCCAGCGCGAAGAGCGGCGGCGCCTCCGGGCGACGGCCTGGACGGGGCACCTGGCCGCCGGGCTCGACGTCGACCCGGAGCGTCTGGATGTCGACTTCGCCTACTACGCCGACAGGCTCGACGCCGCCACGGGCCCGCCCGCACAAGGGCTCGGCCCCTCCCAGGTCCTGGCGGATCCGCTGGCCCAGGAGATGATGGAGAGCTGGGCCGGTGCGCTGGGCATGAGCCGTCCGCCCGCACAGGGCCATCTGACGCTTCCGGTACGCCAGTTGACGTCCTGGATCGCCCGACGGTTCGACCTGGCGGAGGGGCCGTTGCGGATCTTCGTGCAGCTGCTCTTCGGTGAAGTGGCCACCTATCTGCGGGCCGTCGACGGCAAGGAACGCGTCGCGGCACGCGACGAGGTGGCCGCGCGGATCGTGCGACACCGCCCTCGGGTGGTCGTCGCGCACTCCCTGGGGTCGGTCGTCGCCTACGAAGCGCTGCATGCCACGCCGGACGCCGGCGTCGAGCTGTTCCTGACCCTGGGGTCGCCGCTCGCCATGCCGGGCGTGGTGTTCGAGCGCCTCGACCCGGCTCCGGCCGGTGCGTCGCCGGCGGCCCGGGGAATCCGGCCCGCGGGCGCGGCACGCTGGGTGAACCTCGCCGACCCCGGCGATCCGGTGGCTGTCCCGCCCGGGCTCGCCAACGTCTTCGACGGCGTGCACCTCGACCACACGAGCGTGGTCGGCGCGCTGTTCGGTTTTCACCATGCCAAGAACTATCTGCGCAGCGCCGTGACCGCGGCCACGCTTTCCCCGTACCTGGACGCCCTGCCGCACCGGCACGGCAGGGGCGGAAAGGACGAAAGGGACGGCGAGGAAAGCACGACTCCTTAG